From a single Centropristis striata isolate RG_2023a ecotype Rhode Island chromosome 14, C.striata_1.0, whole genome shotgun sequence genomic region:
- the tax1bp1a gene encoding tax1-binding protein 1 homolog A, protein MSSFQVVDSSPGSSVSVMETSNFAHVIFQNVEKSFLPQAPLECRYTLTPYITPHPKDWVGIFKVGWSTARDYYTFLWSPMPENYEPGSTVHRTVVFQGYYVPKSDGEFYQFCYVTHVGDIRGASTPFQFRSATPTEELLTVTEDDSNSDILVVTTKTGLLEQHVEEAQQERRELLKAMRVLQEEKQQLQEEQKRLTREREQERETCCLLRTHNQELLRSSQGLSEEREDVRRRLTEATDRVRQLEEDLLGVTQRGLQKETELDCLRDRLKKLTVERDSLESQLKNEKDERDLYKAHLRSTELENTKLSAELQMLKAVELNREVTIAQFQEELDRLRLCVAQRDSLEKELLAHKADKADLVRVREQLRQAEEQLQASRQQAALLASELRDSASARDHTMTELYRARLEADKLRASLADAQAECQRMESQLDRMRSTAQKEVGVGTSGEMTPSMMVVSEAEAELQREVEELKLRLHMAAEHYKEKYRECQRLRRQVAKLNTTESQGEPKRNASTETTQEPLTPSPESPTAGNIAAAVLQEAAEMTITPELDKREYTDLYNSTEREERPKENMPKERAKTEAEKEENHREDREKEEKEEKKDSLPEESLRMTSWVEVENERQSAEESSEAEMAGKAEEARDVVEHQVLLELEVEGRSMGEAEKAQTCSVEEELAMMEEKWRQQCAINETLKQRLANEEERFRVHMAERASEVTELKRNLAQALRDKEQLQEELQRFQARQREQEAGVQGAEIRQPMVLRYPLPYPQDPSPPPLVPHRPAELQYGNPYSTDTMRDRVDVALSPEHMSRPPPEAPSCAPPCAPPITPPSPGPGAPGWEQEVVCCQPSRSTSPPESLEHPPEEARNAADGAQPSCDHQPSRRGDARGSFCFDSSSDVHKRCPLCEVIFPPHFEQRSFEQHVESHWKVCPVCSEQFPLNCQQQLFERHVLTHFDGHVLNFEQIE, encoded by the exons ATGTCATCGTTCCAGGTGGTGGACTCGTCGCCAGGCAGCAGCGTCAGCGTCATGGAAACGTCCAACTTTGCCCATGTCATCTTCCAGAACGTGGAGAAGAGTTTCCTGCCCCAGGCGCCCCTGGAGTGTCGCTACACCCTGACCCCTTACATCACTCCCCACCCTAAAGACTGGGTGGGCATCTTCAAG GTTGGTTGGAGCACAGCCAGAGATTACTACACCTTCCTTTGGTCTCCTATGCCTGAAAACTACGAACCAGGAAGTACTGTGCACAGGACTGTGGTGTttcaag GTTATTATGTTCCCAAATCTGATGGAGAGTTCTACCAGTTTTGTTATGTCACACATGTTGGTGACATCAGAGGAGCAAGTACACCTTTCCAGTTCAGGTCAGCCACACCCACAGAAGAGCTTCTGACTGTTACAGAGGACGACAGCAACTCAGACATACTGGTCGTCACCACCAAGACTGGCCTTTTAGAG CAACACGTGGAGGAGGCGCAGCAGGAGCGCAGGGAGCTGCTGAAGGCTATGCGTGTCCTCcaggaggagaaacagcagctgcaggaggagcagaaaCGACTGACCAGGGAGAGGGAGCAGGAGAGGGAGACGTGCTGCCTGCTCCGGACACACAACCAG GAGCTGCTGCGCTCGTCGCAGGGCCTGTCAGAAGAGAGGGAGGACGTGAGGAGGAGGCTGACAGAGGCCACGGACCGGGTGCGCCAGCTGGAGGAGGACCTGCTGGGAGTCACCCAGAGAGGCCTGCAAAAGGAGACGGAGCTCGACTG tctgcGTGACCGCCTGAAGAAGCTGACAGTAGAGAGAGATAGCCTGGAGAGCCAGCTGAAGAATGAGAAGGATGAGAGAGACCTCTACAAG GCCCACTTGCGCAGCACCGAGCTGGAGAACACTAAGCTGAGTGCAGAGCTGCAGATGCTGAAGGCGGTGGAGCTGAACCGGGAGGTGACCATCGCCCAattccaggaggagctggacaggCTCAGGCTCTGCGTTGCCCAACGGGACAGCCTGGAGAAAGAATTGCTGGCACACAAAGCTGATAAG GCAGATCTGGTCCGTGTGCGTGAGCAGCTCCGTCAGGCAGAGGAGCAGCTCCAGGCGTCCAGGCAGCAGGCCGCCCTGCTGGCCTCGGAGCTCCGCGACTCAGCCAGCGCCCGTGACCACACGATGACAGAGCTGTACCGCGCCCGCTTGGAAGCTGACAAGCTCCGTGCAAGTCTAGCTGATGCTCAGGCTGAGTGCCAACGCATGGAGAGCCAACTCGACCGCATGAGGAGCACTGCACAGAAGGAAGTG GGTGTTGGGACCAGCGGGGAGATGACGCCAAGCATGATGGTTGTGTCAGAGGCAGAGGCCGAGCTGcagagggaggtggaggagctgaAGCTGCGTCTTCACATGGCTGCTGAGCACTACAAGGAGAAGTACCGGGAGTGTCAGCGACTCCGCAGGCAGGTGGCCAAACTGAACACAACGGAGTCACAGGGG gaGCCAAAGAGAAATGCATCTACTGAGACAACACAGGAGCCGCTGACCCCGAGTCCAGAGTCACCAACGGCAG GGAATATAGCTGCTGCAGTCCTACAAGAAGCTGCTGAAATGACAATCACTCCAGAACTTGACAAAAGGGAATATACTGATTTATACAACAGCACAGAGAGGGAAGAAAGACCGAAAGAGAACATGCCAAAGGAAAGGGCCAAGACGGAGGCTGAGAAGGAAGAAAATCACAGGGAGGACagggagaaagaagaaaaggaggagaagaaggacaGCCTGCCGGAGGAGAGCCTGAGGATGACGAGCTGGGTGGAAGTAGAGAACGAGAGGCAGAGCGCCGAAGAGAGCAGCGAGGCAGAAATGGCAGGGAAGGCAGAGGAAGCGAGGGATGTCGTGGAGCACCAGGTGCTGCTGGAGTTAGAGGTGGAGGGGAGGAGCATGGGGGAGGCGGAGAAGGCACAGACCTGCTcagtggaggaggagctggcGATGATGGAGGAGAAGTGGAGGCAGCAGTGTGCCATCAACGAGACGCTCAAACAGCGGCTGGCTAATGAGGAGGAACGGTTCAGa gtgcACATGGCAGAGCGAGCCAGCGAGGTGACAGAGCTGAAGCGTAACCTCGCCCAGGCCCTCAGAGACAAGGAGCAACTACAGGAG GAGCTGCAGCGCTTCCAGGCGAGGCAGAGGGAGCAGGAAGCTGGTGTTCAGGGTGCTGAGATCAGGCAGCCCATGGTGCTGCGCTACCCCCTGCCATACCCTCAGGACCCCTCTCCTCCGCCACTGGTTCCACACAGGCCTGCTGAGTTGCAATACGGCAACCCCTACTCCACTGACACCATGAGAG accggGTGGATGTTGCGCTGTCTCCTGAGCACATGTCCCGCCCACCGCCTGAGGCCCCGTCCTGCGCACCTCCCTGCGCACCCCCAATCACACCCCCGAGCCCGGGCCCCGGGGCGCCAGGCTGGGAGCAAGAGGTGGTCTGCTGCCAGCCGTCCCGCAGCACCAGCCCCCCTGAGAGCCTGGAGCATCCACCAGAGGAGGCACGAAAT GCTGCTGATGGGGCTCAGCCGTCCTGTGATCATCAGCCCAGTAGACGTGGAGATGCTAGGGGCAGCTTCTGCTTTGACTCCAG TAGTGACGTTCACAAGCGCTGCCCGCTATGCGAGGTGATCTTCCCGCCGCACTTTGAGCAGCGCAGCTTCGAGCAGCATGTGGAGAGCCACTGGAAGGTCTGCCCCGTGTGCTCCGAGCAGTTCCCTCTCAactgtcagcagcagctcttTGAGAGGCACGTCCTCACGCACTTTGACGGCCACGTGCTCAACTTCGAGCAGATCGAATGA